In the Podospora pseudocomata strain CBS 415.72m chromosome 5, whole genome shotgun sequence genome, one interval contains:
- a CDS encoding hypothetical protein (EggNog:ENOG503PN12; COG:S), translated as MSSYSWQGWAPGDADVYDDTSDESYHYWNSDSVTKSYPMAKSLQSQDEVPEPPSHPSPTPRPGFAQLTTSTGKTPIPPIPPIPTTSGNTSIGPVNDPSSTYSGPPQHDGSGDIIITDEMDINDIEAAIDASSEMALAQAGVTTGSNPVQGGNSANVDPDEDVNMNGDPDSLFDGTTAGLFEGTTDLISDLIGDDTLGPADASTPKRFPVQQTQVQQVDTTHVQQSDTALQALAEPDDDWCQLAIMLPPRTFRLPKTGVDEKYLDSTLWLDQQKAGFVYMHTLKPQAPTGRALLVCSRQTGELIVNKNIHAHPLMIDWRWNENYRRWWHSNPDEAKRDYAGTIPPEIKFARLDDPLVKRRLPEEGVYPNLFGFGISNGREGVEYDYAFRRPLYVDEYSLYFKHFNGYNLRSILAYATQGPKTAQLWIDEYFIWHVMEQLTSAVIYMQTGITRSELKAGERRKKENWKPFVHRNILPEHVYLHFEEAWERGQSEFDVNKRDEDPAENDNYVNESLRRAFPRVVLGSWSQASELHSSEKVYKYNRGERSQIMARLGNKDVDDHTGLRPELWEDIYLLGAVLRRLVTVWDAREREEEWEESWIDYNVDAGEYTIENVRTPGANKPHYSEDLYDILELFQVRSKRIQIQDRASWADERYWTPRRSQTKSFVDVDILIDVVFPIARLKVQNEKAKFRANEETGHISIPDTLMHGWYALTNRIDLIPYTPEGQDMEEVKGTKVASRELQLVHGTKYLVWYQFHAPVTSELNPGITDWLAVPWAKQAMEQPAKLWGEYWNQHYSDEIRAANMDTPERGDRHRVGDNHMDDSLVTVDESLTGERRIALEKHKRKGGFKPDWRVQRPVFEAPRGNAAESDADEYEGYEARKDARAQEWDELIEAGNPRDPFLALTLEQHLKRVLRWMRRAKRVLWHLYPVALQYDDSAEVRNEEEKVAKDYLEIMRKEVELQATGREVEETPEQRAIKQKYHALLERLDPKGEYKVGFGHKFAAPREPTPPPPRPPPPPPERQPTRSQGTQGDPSPLPPSPTTKYKRDDEARRINNDILATQHRLLRGRLKKVVDQYTEAQHKRDRLKTDDHESEQYQRFVEASEEVKKLEEKMNLLKKADDNLPKPEQLDQQKERLQKEIKMFRRRAAEFKRAAKEQMTLRNEKTDDAADMMQEAATLRLEALEEADPSRAGQLEDRADELDEEAEALIKEMLPLKTKQSELADRVRLLELKIKGHTEVIAKIDKTLKKQQEPAGGPSYFAQGYEEAMADEGGAGPNRNDGANDSDDGDDDGDGGGGGGPGKTFDGVNDSDEDDNDSGGDNNNDNKPDTATDPEPTPQRRTTRSGRVVRPVSLYSPTNNYNATQQDSQTPREKPPPNSPPGNTTIPRIPTPPPQTGQKRPRSDPDTAVIRETPPKNPRVGVAGKVETVEVPQSPDKRPPWVNPRIEIPWTQQKTVPALQYSSEGGDEVIPATQQPEGSSEKKKRKTRSTKVPSPIVTKEKKGKARKVSTPTKPKSSPGKVPEAPKKKKKTPGKRELEQQVTPTPKRRAVGRPRRYE; from the coding sequence ATGTCTTCGTATTCCTGGCAGGGGTGGGCGCCTGGTGATGCCGATGTGTACGACGACACCTCGGATGAGAGCTACCATTATTGGAACTCGGACTCGGTCACCAAATCATATCCAATGGCCAAGTCGTTACAGAGTCAAGACGAAGTCCCAGAACCTCCATCACAtccttccccaactcccagACCGGGGTTTGCCCAGCTTACTACCAGTACGGGCAAGACACCCATTCCGCCTATCCCGCCTATTCCTACTACGAGCGGAAATACCAGCATAGGCCCTGTCAACGACCCCAGCAGTACGTACTCTGGTCCTCCTCAGCATGATGGCTCAGgggacatcatcatcactgacGAGATGGATATCAATGACATTGAGGCCGCCATCGACGCCAGCAGCGAGATGGCACTCGCACAGGCAGGCGTGACCACGGGCTCTAATCCAGTTCAAGGGGGGAATTCAGCGAACGTGGATCCTGATGAAGATGTCAACATGAATGGTGATCCGGATAGCTTGTTTGACGGGACAACAGCTGGCTTGTTTGAGGGTACAACAGACTTGATTTCTGACCTCATTGGGGACGATACATTGGGGCCTGCGGACGCTTCCACGCCCAAGAGGTTTCCGGTCCAGCAGACACAGGTTCAGCAAGTCGACACGACGCATGTCCAGCAATCCGACACGGCTCTTCAGGCTCTTGCAGAGCCGGATGATGACTGGTGTCAGCTGGCAATCATGCTCCCCCCCAGAACCTTTCGCTTGCCGAAAACGGGCGTAGATGAGAAATATCTGGATTCTACCCTCTGGCTTGACCAACAAAAGGCCGGTTTTGTCTATATGCACACCCTGAAGCCACAGGCGCCGACTGGCCGCGCTCTGTTGGTGTGCTCAAGGCAGACTGGGGAGCTCATTGTCAACAAGAACATTCATGCGCACCCCTTGATGATTGATTGGCGTTGGAACGAAAACTACAGACGGTGGTGGCATTCCAATCCTGACGAGGCCAAACGGGATTATGCCGGGACCATTCCGCCCGAGATCAAATTTGCCCGGCTTGACGATCCACTGGTAAAGCGACGGCTgccagaggagggggtgtatCCAAACTTGTTCGGTTTTGGCATCAGCAACGGCCGAGAGGGCGTAGAGTATGATTATGCCTTCAGGAGGCCGCTATATGTTGACGAGTATTCGCTGTATTTCAAGCACTTCAACGGGTACAATCTCCGGAGTATTCTGGCATATGCCACGCAGGGTCCAAAGACGGCGCAGCTTTGGATTGATGAGTATTTCATCTGGCACGTCATGGAGCAGCTCACGTCCGCTGTAATCTATATGCAAACGGGCATCACACGATCGGAGCTGAAGGcaggggaaaggaggaagaaggagaattGGAAGCCGTTTGTCCACCGCAACATCCTCCCCGAGCATGTCTATCTGCACTTTGAGGAAGCATGGGAGAGGGGTCAGAGTGAATTTGACGTGAATAAGCGGGATGAGGACCCAGCGGAGAATGACAACTATGTCAACGAGTCTCTTCGGCGCGCGTTCCCTCGTGTTGTGCTTGGTAGTTGGTCGCAGGCCAGCGAATTACACAGCAGCGAAAAGGTGTACAAGTACAATCGTGGAGAGCGCAGCCAGATCATGGCAAGGCTAGGGAACAAGGACGTCGATGACCACACGGGACTCAGGCCCGAGCTTTGGGAAGACATTTATCTTCTGGGGGCCGTACTCCGACGCTTGGTCACGGTGTGGGATGCGcgcgagagggaggaggaatgggaggaaTCGTGGATAGACTACAATGTCGATGCGGGAGAATACACCATCGAAAACGTGAGAACTCCCGGCGCAAACAAACCGCACTACTCCGAGGACCTTTATGATATCCTCGAGCTATTCCAAGTGCGCTCCAAAAGAATCCAAATACAGGACCGGGCGAGCTGGGCGGATGAACGCTACTGGACCCCAAGAAGGTCGCAGACAAAATCGTTTGTAGATGTCGACATCTTGATTGACGTCGTGTTCCCCATAGCGCGTTTGAAAGTGCAAAACGAGAAAGCCAAGTTCCGGGCGAACGAGGAAACTGGTCATATCAGCATACCAGATACCCTGATGCACGGTTGGTACGCGCTCACGAACCGCATTGACCTGATCCCGTACACGCCAGAGGGCCAAGACATGGAGGAGGTCAAAGGAACAAAGGTGGCGTCGCGGGAGCTTCAGTTGGTGCACGGGACCAAGTATCTTGTTTGGTACCAATTCCACGCCCCTGTCACCAGTGAGCTGAACCCTGGGATCACGGACTGGCTCGCAGTTCCGTGGGCGAAACAGGCCATGGAGCAGCCTGCCAAACTATGGGGTGAATATTGGAACCAACACTACAGCGATGAGATTCGGGCGGCCAATATGGACACTCCCGAACGCGGGGACAGACATCGAGTTGGTGATAATCATATGGATGATTCCCTTGTCACGGTGGATGAGTCTTTGACGGGCGAAAGGAGAATAGCGCTCGAGAAACACAAGAGAAAGGGTGGATTCAAGCCGGACTGGCGAGTCCAACGGCCTGTGTTTGAGGCACCAAGGGGTAATGCTGCAGAGTCTGACGCTGACGAGTATGAAGGCTACGAAGCTCGCAAGGATGCCCGTGCCCAAGAATGGGACGAGCTCATCGAGGCAGGCAACCCGAGAGATCCCTTCTTGGCACTCACGTTGGAACAACACCTGAAGCGGGTGCTTAGATGGATGCGCCGGGCGAAGCGCGTGTTGTGGCACCTTTACCCCGTCGCATTGCAATACGACGACAGCGCGGAGGTACGAaacgaggaagagaaggtcGCTAAGGATTATCTGGAGATTatgaggaaggaggtggagctCCAGGCGACAGgacgggaggtggaggagacacCTGAGCAGCGGGCTATCAAGCAAAAGTATCACGCCCTGTTGGAGAGGCTGGATCCAAAGGGCGAGTACAAGGTTGGATTTGGCCACAAGTTTGCGGCTCCACGGGAACCtacgccgccaccaccacggcctcctccaccgcctccggaACGGCAACCCACACGCTCACAAGGAACACAAGGGGATCCGTCACCGctaccaccctctcccaccacaaaGTACaagagggatgatgaggcgCGGAGAATAAACAATGATATTCTGGCCACGCAGCATAGACTCCTGAGAGgcaggttgaagaaggtcgTCGACCAGTACACTGAAGCCCAACACAAGAGAGACAGGCTTAAAACGGATGACCATGAGTCGGAGCAATATCAACGATTTGTCGAAGCTTCagaggaggtcaagaagctggaggaaaAGATGAACCTCCTCAAGAAAGCTGATGACAACCTGCCCAAACCGGAACAACTTGACCAGCAGAAGGAACGTTTGCAGaaggagatcaagatgtTCCGCAGACGCGCTGCCGAGTTCAAGAGGGCGGCAAAGGAGCAGATGACACTTCGCAACGAAAAGACTGATGACGCAGCAGACATGATGCAAGAGGCGGCCACTTTGAGGCTCGAGgctttggaggaggctgatCCGTCTCGGGCTGGCCAACTGGAGGACCGGGCAGACGAAttggacgaggaggccgaggctcTGATCAAGGAAATGCTCCCGCTCAAGACAAAGCAGAGCGAGCTGGCGGACAGGGTGCGGCTGCTGGAGCTCAAGATCAAGGGCCATACGGAGGTGATTGCCAAGATTGATAAAACGCTCAAGAAACAGCAGGAACCGGCTGGGGGCCCTTCATACTTTGCTCAGGGCTATGAGGAGGCCATGGCGGATGAAGGTGGTGCCGGTCCCAATCGCAATGATGGTGCTAACGacagtgatgatggcgatgatgatggcgatggtggtggcggaggtggcCCAGGTAAAACCTTTGATGGAGTGAACGATtctgacgaggacgacaacgacagtggtggtgataacaacaacgacaacaaacCCGACACCGCCACCGACCCcgaacccaccccccaacgACGCACCACCCGCTCCGGGCGCGTAGTCAGACCGGTCAGCCTCTACTCCCCAACCAATAACTACAACGCCACCCAGCAAGACTCGCAAACCCCGAGGgaaaaaccccctcccaactcaCCCCcaggcaacaccaccatcccccgcatcccaacaccccctccacaaactGGTCAAAAACGCCCCAGAAGTGACCCAGATACTGCCGTCATTAGGGAAACACCCCCGAAAAACCCCCGGGTGGGCGTGGCAGGTAAAGTTGAAACCGTCGAAGTCCCCCAATCTCCAGATAAAAGGCCTCCCTGGGTAAACCCCCGAATCGAGATCCCTTGGACGCAACAAAAGACGGTCCCAGCTTTGCAGTATTCaagtgaggggggtgatgaggttaTTCCTGCCACACAGCAGCCTGAGGGGAGTagtgagaagaagaagaggaagacgaggagcaCGAAGGTGCCCAGTCCTATTGTGAcaaaggagaaaaaggggaaggCAAGGAAGGTGTCAACCCCGACGAAGCCAAAGTCGTCGCCTGGCAAGGTGCCGGAAGCgccgaaaaagaaaaaaaagacgcCGGGAAAGCGGGAGTTAGAGCAGCAGGTGACGCCGACTCCGAAGAGACGGGCGGTGggacggccgaggaggtaTGAGTAG
- a CDS encoding hypothetical protein (COG:S; EggNog:ENOG503NYYA) produces MISHCQIHQSCHHLLDVANCQSSFSFTMGDCIPDTHDVSAAGDRDIETYHISSALHARAAHHESFQQLWETKWKGPCAMGVYPFMFGSITDFQPVVDAIIAKGLKEPYNWDEYASMFFPQAFKLAFTARQAEQNGEKEKACELYLRSSALYRIARFPAPRSPKQHEAWNLGKHVFYKGSSLLPIPILPISIPHPNHLPSEPPLIPASLLLPPSSHPLPLLIILTGLDGYRTELSVWQTPLSRFSIATLVLEIPGTGDSPSLPSDPLSPDRLMSSLFSYISTALPTVNSSNVIIWGFSTGGYYSLRAAHTHPSHLLGSVSLGGGCHHMFDETWLRNVNHLEYPFDLAHTLAHKFGYGDDLDQFIKEGKSKFSLLDSRILDQESCKTLVVNGDLDEIFPVEDLYLAVKDKNGDVRKNTEFKVVEGRKHMGEPESFGVILEWIHGLWGLEAGVDEFKKGVLERLPFKPKY; encoded by the exons ATGATTTCACATTGCCAAATACACCAAAGTTGTCATCACTTGCTGGATGTTGCAAATTGTcagtcttctttttcttttacaATGGGTGATTGTATTCCGGATACCCACGACGTGTCGGCGGCTGGTGACCGCGACATCGAAACCTACCACATCTCTTCCGCGCTGCACGCCCGCGCCGCCCATCATGAGTCTTTCCAGCAGCTGTGGGAGACAAAATGGAAAGGACCT TGCGCCATGGGTGTCTACCCCTTCATGTTTGGCAGCATCACCGACTTTCAGCCGGTGGTTGACGCCATCATCGCT AAAGGCCTAAAAGAGCCCTACAACTGGGATGAATACGCTTCCATGTTCTTCCCCCAAGCGTTCAAGCTCGCCTTTACCGCCCGCCAAGCCGAACAAAAcggggaaaaggaaaaggctTGCGAGTTGTACCT CCGAAGCTCAGCCCTTTACCGCATCGCGCGTTTCCCTGCCCCGCGCTCCCCCAAACAACACGAAGCCTGGAATCTAGGCAAACACGTCTTCTACAAAGGCTCCTC cctcctccccatccccatcctccccatctccatcccccaccccaaccaccttccctccgaaccccccctcatccccgcctccctcctccttcccccgtcttcacaccccctccccctcctcataaTCCTAACCGGTCTCGACGGTTACCGCACCGAACTCTCAGTCTGGCAAACCCCCCTGTCCCGCTTCTCCATCGCAACCCTCGTCCTCGAAATCCCCGGAACAGGCGactccccctctctcccctccgaccccctctcccccgaccGCCTCATgtcctccctcttttccTATATCTCCACCGCCCTTCCCACCGTCAACTCTTCCAATGTCATCATCTGGGGCTTCTCCACAGGAGGGTACTACTCCCTCCGCGCAGCCCACACCCATCCGTCCCACCTCCTCGGCTCCGTctccctcggcggcggctgccACCACATGTTTGACGAGACCTGGCTCCGCAACGTCAACCATTTGGAATACCCCTTCGACCTAGCCCATACCCTCGCCCATAAATTCGGTTACGGAGACGATCTAGACCAATTCATCAAAGAAGGCAAGAGCAAATTCAGTCTCCTCGACAGCAGGATCCTGGACCAGGAAAGTTGCAAGACGTTGGTGGTCAATGGTGACTTGGACGAGATTTTCCCGGTGGAGGATTTGTATCTTGccgtcaaggacaagaacggGGATGTGAGAAAGAACACCGAATTCAAGGTTGTCGAGGGGAGGAAGCACATGGGGGAGCCGGAGAGCTTTGGTGTTATTCTCGAGTGGATTCATGGGCtgtgggggttggaggcggGAGTGGACGAGTTCAAGAAGGGCGTTTTAGAGCGTTTGCCTTTCAAGCCGAAATattga
- a CDS encoding hypothetical protein (COG:H; EggNog:ENOG503P6E1): MPPHENPPPNGRKPPTSTYYNAFTLSYYDIHVLGHNMTRIWRCPTKSVQLPLFQKYFSPPEHTEARCWEHLDVGAGTGFFVAEALKSCLGNRQSMRITLMDNNLSTLKKARRRIEGVVGRLGELATVETVLHDVLDGDIPKSLGEGRYDVVTMFNLFHCLRTTAPEGKKGVFGMAARLLRGDGVLVGCTILPGREYQARGLAGVRVRYTLWLYNRVYKVFGNEGDTRAQLEEGLKAAFEEVEVEVVGSMMIFVARGPKRLGVEG, encoded by the coding sequence ATGCCTCCCCACGAgaaccccccacccaacgGCCGCAAGccccccacctcaacctACTACAACgccttcaccctctcctaCTACGACATCCACGTCTTAGGCCACAACATGACGCGAATATGGCGCTGCCCTACAAAGTCTGTCCAACTCCCACTATTCCAGAAATACTTCTCGCCGCCAGAACACACAGAAGCCAGATGCTGGGAGCATCTCGACGTTGGTGCCGGGACGGGGTTTTTTGTTGCGGAGGCGCTGAAATCCTGTCTGGGGAATAGGCAGTCAATGAGGATCACGTTGATGGATAATAATCTTTCTACGCTGAagaaggcaaggaggaggattgagGGTGTGGTTGGCCGGTTGGGGGAGCTGGCTACGGTCGAGACGGTACTTCATGATGTGCTGGATGGGGACATACCCAAGagtttgggagaggggaggtatGACGTTGTGACGATGTTTAACCTTTTTCATTGTCTGCGGACCACGGCACCGGAGGGTAAAAAAGGGGTTTTTGggatggcggcgaggttgttgaggggggatggggtgctGGTTGGGTGTACTATTTTGCCCGGGAGGGAGTATCAAGCCCGGGGActggcgggggtgagggtgaggtatACATTGTGGTTGTATAATCGGGTTTATAAGGTTTTTGGGAATGAGGGTGATACGAGGGCacagttggaggaggggcttAAGGCGGcttttgaggaggtggaggtggaggtggtggggagtaTGATGATTTTTGTTGCGAGGGGGCcgaagaggttgggggtggagggctAG
- a CDS encoding hypothetical protein (COG:Q; EggNog:ENOG503NZAF), protein MSRPPIKRVAVIGAGPAGAIAIDALAQEKTFDIIRVFERREEAGGCWIGDKARPPTLTNFPSLANRTADTPLPIPPKLPAQTPKSDRPRFTESSVYPYLETNVDHLPMSFSQEPIPADKTDKSIALHGPKTPFRHWTVMQRYIKSLIERNNYEDLVSYNTTVELAEKVGTEWKLVLRKEGKEKDYWWTEYFDAVVVASGHYWVPYIPAIDGLDEFEKGRPGSVIHSKHFRGRGYFKNKRVVVVGASVSAADIAYDLAHSKTADLPVHTITIGHAANGYFGGGAFEHPRIQQHPSIKSVCPTTRTVHLADGKSIPNVDSIIFGTGYTWTMPFLPNVEIRNNRVPELYQHVVYQRDPTLLFVGAVGAGLTFKIFEWQAVLAARVLAGRANLPSVEVMKEWEEKRIKDRGDGVKFTLVFPDFEEYFEDVRRLAGEPENGVGRRLPKFQREWFRAFMDGHELRKDMWRRLNKEAREEGEQREKGAVKAKL, encoded by the exons ATGTCCCGCCCACCGATCAAGCGCGTCGCCGTCATCGGTGCCGGCCCAGCcggcgccatcgccattgACGCTCTCGCCCAAGAAAAAACCTTTGATATCATCCGTGTTTTTGAAAGGCGCGAAGAGGCCGGAGGATGCTG GATCGGCGACAAAGcccgccccccaaccctcaccaacttcccctccctcgccaaccgcACCGCagacacccccctccccatcccacccaaACTCCCAGCCCAAACACCCAAGTCTGACCGCCCTCGCTTCACCGAATCCTCCGTCTACCCCTACCTCGAAACCAAcgtcgaccacctccccatgTCCTTCAGCCAGGAGCCAATCCCAGCCGACAAGACTGACAAGTCCATCGCTCTCCACGGGCCAAAAACCCCTTTTCGACACTGGACCGTCATGCAGCGTTACATCAAGTCCCTGATCGAGCGCAACAACTACGAGGATTTGGTGTCCtacaacaccaccgtcgAGCTGGCCGAAAAGGTAGGCACAGAGTGGAAGCTCGTGCTGCGaaaggagggcaaggagaAAGATTACTGGTGGACAGAGTACTTTgacgcggtggtggtggcgagcGGGCATTACTGGGTGCCGTACATACCCGCGATCGACGGGCTGGACGAGTTTGAAAAGGGGAGGCCGGGGAGTGTGATTCACAGTAAGCACtttcgggggaggggatatTTCAAAAACAAG CGCGTGGTTGTAGTAGGCGCCTCCGTGTCGGCAGCTGACATCGCCTACGACCTCGCGCACTCCAAGACGGCCGATTTGCCAgtccacaccatcaccatcggccATGCGGCAAATGGCTactttggcggtggtgcgTTTGAGCACCCGAGGATTCAGCAACACCCTTCGATCAAGTCTGTGTGCCCCACGACGAGGACGGTGCATTTGGCTGATGGGAAGAGCATTCCGAATGTGGACTCGATCATCTTTGGGACGGGATACACGTGGACGATGCCGTTTCTGCCAAACGTGGAGATTAGGAACAACCGCGTGCCGGAGCTGTATCAGCACGTGGTGTACCAGAGAGACCCAACGTTGCTTTTTGTCGGTGCTGTCGGTGCGGGGCTGACGTTTAAGATTTTTGAGTGGCAGGCTGTTTTGGCtgcgagggtgttggccgGGAGGGCGAATCTGCCGAGTGTGGAAGTGATGAaagagtgggaggagaaaaggaTCAAGGATAGGGGAGATGGGGTCAAGTTTACGTTGGTGTTTCCGGATTTTGAGGAGTATTTTGAGGATGTGAGGAGACTGGCGGGGGAGCCGGAGAATggtgtggggaggaggttgccaaAGTTTCAGAGGGAGTGGTTTAGGGCGTTTATGGATGGGCATGAGCTGCGGAAGGATATGTGGCGGAGGTTGAACAAGGAGGCtagagaagagggagagcagAGGGAAAAGGGTGCTGTCAAGGCCAAGCTTTAG